ATATCATCAATTGAAGAGCTTCAATTGAAGAGCTTCAATAGTTGAAACTTCTAATCATTAGAAGACTTTTAAATGATTTATTTTTCTTATTCTTATTTATTGATTGAATTACTTTTTTCTATCTAAACTCCTTTATGTTGTTCTCATAAGACATTCTGAATTTGAGACTAGAACCAGGCCAAAATTGAATTGTATAAAAGTGGTCCGGTCCCCAGTTTTCATTTCGCTATTCAGGTTTTGAGTCGGTCAGGGTATAACCTGGTTCGATCCAGATATGAACCATGTGCGCCCCTAACTAGCTAGCAAATAACCGTTATTACATAGTTGAGACTTCATAAAAATACACTCTGTATAATATGACTCTTCGACATATATAAAAATTACTCCGATTATATTATCTTTTACTAAAATATACAATTTGAAGTAGTAATAGGAGCCCCCTCATGTTGCCGCAAAGGCTATTCTGCTTTATTACTATGTAGCAATAGAAGCCCCCTTATTTTTTTTAGCGGCGTTTCGCctttatataattttattacttTGCATTTCAACCACTTATATGAATTATGATGTCATATTTGTCTGTCTTTTAAaccatttatttaaacaattaattGAATTTAAAACATtaatttgataattgataatgtaaaTAAACTAAAAAGTACTGTATATTTTTAATCATATTACTTAGTTttataatttgttattattattaatagtattagttatTAATTGCAATAATATATTACTAATACCGCAAAGTTGCAGATTATAAATTAGTGATGTATTCAAAAGTGAAATTTTATTGATGTGTTTATTCAATCTTCTCTTTAAGCGCAAACTCAAACTCGAATGGTGGTCGAAGGAGCTTTAACGTATTGTTTGAAGGCCAGGGGATTTTAATGTAAAAAATGTATACGTTTATAGGATGTTGATTTTAAATAGGGTTGGCCGGTCCCGAATTTCTAAAACGAAGTATAAAAAGGCCCCTAGACCCTAACGAGTAATATAGGCTACTTAAAGAAAACAATTTGGATTTTGGTAATGTTAGTGGATTTTAGTTTCTTTTGTGAGGCCTTTAATTATTGTTTTTAGGCCTATTTATTTCTCATAACTTCGATTGTgcttgtatatataaaaaaaaaagttggCCCCCTGATTTCAAATATAACATTAACttcataataattatttttaaagatcgacacttattaattaatttattaatgtatATGTCACCACTACATATCACCTCCACCATAACTAATCATCTCTAGAAGTAGGTGTAACATGAATGAAGACATTCCACACGTAATTTTTAACAATAATTAAAACTAGAAGATATCATATATGCAACCAATTGGTGAATAAGACCAATGTTTGCTTCGACTAATCATCTAGAAATTGGTGTAACATGAATGAAAACAATATTTCACATGTAATATTTAACAATAAAacgaaaaatttatatatttaacaataaaACTGTACTAGAAGAGATCTTATCTGATCATTCTCCTTTATTATTGTTTCAAGACAAGGTTGATTTCCGGCCTACGTATTTTAAGATTTTTGACTCTTGGTTTGATCGTCCTGACTTTGATGAGGTTGTTAAAAATGCTTGGAACACtattaatattgataacaataaccgTGATATTGTCGCCAAATTCAGGTTATTAAAAAGTCACCTAAAAAGTTGGATTTTCAATTCTCGATCTTATGAAGCGAAACGTTTAAAAGAAATTAAAGATAAGATCGATGAACTTGATCTcattattgactcgggtaacgctaGCAACGATGATATTAGCCTGCTTAATTCTCTGTCTATTGAAAGAGACGATATCTCCAAATTGATCAACCTTGATTTTCTTCAGAAAGCTAGCATCAAATGGGATGTCGAGGGGGATGAAAATTCCAAATTCTTCCATAATACGCTGAAACATAAAAGACGTTGCCAACAGATCCAGGGTGTTCTAGTTAATGGCGTGTGGTATGACCATCCGAACGACATTAAAAACAGTTTCGTTGAGCATTTCGAAAGCAAATTCAAATCGCACGAGTCTGAACTTGAATCAAGTCATCTAAGGCCGCACGTTCGGTTATCAGCAGAAGATGCTGCTGTTATCGAAAGTAATGTTGATGATGAGGAGATCAAAGTGGCTGTTTGGAATTGCGGGAGCTCAAAAGCTCCTGGCCCGGATGGTATTTCGTTTCGTTTCTTAAAACACTTTTGGGAAACTGTTAAATTTGACTTTTGCAAAGATATTAGAAGTTTTTTTCTAATTGTATCATGCCTTGCGGAGAAAATTCGGCGTTTTTTTTGTTAATccctgatattgctcaaaatatacatatttatcttcgcaatatctcccTACTTTCGTGACATTTCGATACGGGTTGTGGTGATTAGTGAGCGGTTTGTGGTATTTAGTCATTTCGGGACAAAAGTGGTCTAAACATTCATATTTATGCTAAGGAATTAACCCTTGGGCCAAAGGAATGAACcaagtgaagttttggagtgaaaatgaagttctagggtcaaaagcggcgctcctaaggTTAAAAGCGGCGCTCATATGTGCTAAAACGAGTGTAGAAATGATCAGCAGCCAAAAGCGGCGCTCTCAGCCTCAAAAGCGGCGCTTTCAGGCCAAAAGCGGCGTTCCTGCCCTATAGCGACGCACTCAAAAGCGGGGCTCCAGACCCTATAGCGGCGCTCCTGTCGCTGATTCAGCCAAAAAATTCAGCCGACCTATAAAAGCATATTTGGGGTTTTTGAGTTGGAGGGCTGCTTCTTTACGCCGTTTTGGAGCCCTAaaagggttccaatcatgattccatcaaAATAAAAGCCTAATTTCATGTTccaagtcaaagattagtgaagctagATGGTAGATCTACATCATTCATTCTCCATTTTTGTAATCTTTTTCGTTTTTAACACTAGTTCTTTTCCAATTTACTTGTAATGATGAATGCTTGTAAGAACCAGTTTTCCTCagttgtttgggacgccgtccaaatatgtGGGACGTCGTCCAAGTGTGAAggactggatgccgtccagtaatttggacgccgtccagtaatttGGACGCCGTTCAGATGGGCTGGCAGACAAGCTGTTTTGCTTTTAAATATTCAaagggggtagtttggtcttttcacttgttgaaTGAAATTAAGGCCACTAGATCAGATTGGAGTGagtcattactccattttcaaccaccaccCCCTATCCActtgaattctagagagagagaaaggtTTTAGTATGAGAAAGCTCAATCCAtagaggaagaagctagtttcaggccaaagtgcgtgttttaaagttgttcatctacttcctagctacgttgtgatagtggtggtaagtcctaaatcTAATTTCCTCATTTTAAGTtgttatgggttagggtttgggctatagatgaacataaaacccatatttgaggattttgggtgttcttgggtaagattgagtcatgatgtgacgatcgctccaaatccatatggatgaacacgtcattcatcgatttcattgcgaggtatttgacctctatatgatacgttttataaacattgcattcttttgaaaaggcaaaccatatatgaatattaaaatcaaaggttttcgacatctgatgatttctacatatagacaatcactgtaaataatagtttataacagTACTTCcgctgataatgcagtcaaaataagatacatggttgatgatttggtgaatgcaacgttttcttgaaaaatatgccatgtaagactccatgcacatagcttgtctatcatataagcaaacagcggaagacttctaggaaacctgagaataaacatgctaacaagtgtcaacacaaaggttggtgagttcatagttttaatgttttgcataatttgtacataaaggtggatcacaagatttcagttgtttcatccagaaacgtttatcaaaatattctacaagattgaacaccatggtaactaaacttaacgtgtatataatttataccctttgtataatcatcttaataatacacgcaaaccaacgtgtacgcttctcaaatagcatacgtccgttaaaaggctagtgctctagctcggacgg
This window of the Rutidosis leptorrhynchoides isolate AG116_Rl617_1_P2 chromosome 7, CSIRO_AGI_Rlap_v1, whole genome shotgun sequence genome carries:
- the LOC139860348 gene encoding uncharacterized protein, whose product is MNENNISHVDFRPTYFKIFDSWFDRPDFDEVVKNAWNTINIDNNNRDIVAKFRLLKSHLKSWIFNSRSYEAKRLKEIKDKIDELDLIIDSGNASNDDISLLNSLSIERDDISKLINLDFLQKASIKWDVEGDENSKFFHNTLKHKRRCQQIQGVLVNGVWYDHPNDIKNSFVEHFESKFKSHESELESSHLRPHVRLSAEDAAVIESNVDDEEIKVAVWNCGSSKAPGPDGISFRFLKHFWETVKFDFCKDIRSFFLIVSCLAEKIRRFFC